One region of gamma proteobacterium HIMB55 genomic DNA includes:
- a CDS encoding beta-glucosidase-like glycosyl hydrolase (PFAM: Glycosyl hydrolase family 3 C terminal domain; Glycosyl hydrolase family 3 N terminal domain) → MKIVVRLVVAVLVVAALYATNLFLKPISKIKASLAQTSTSEPITVDGEVFRDLNRNGSLDPYEDYRVATTDRVEDLLSQMTLEEKVGQMFHPPVLIEPDPLFRVFLEAMNAGTSIEELISRKSLTHFNFYGGASPENIAKRLNELQRIAERARLGIPLSISSDPVHEVPRGGGIASFTLGGVSKWPSQLGFAAGRDANMLEAFGKVAAAEYRAMGFTTALHPMSDMATEPRWARNFGTFGSNAELSAEMTVAYMKGFQGNGLSDKSVMTMVKHFPGGGPQLDGLDPHLKSGESQVYPGENFEYHLAPFIAAIENDMRVVMPYYGIPTAQTDDDVAMAYNRYILTDLLRDELGFEGVVCTDWGVVTGRIWGVEALTIEERYLKSVEAGVDQYGGESDPEYIVDLVNSGAISEARIDESVRRILKNKFDLGLFEEPFVDETAITELVNLPEYTALGMQAQRNAVVLLDNETAELPLAAKTRIFVDGLEPSVAANYGTVVNTPEEADVVLLFLNTVFNGTQPAGTDRTLDKMLASRFPDTNLAFNDEILAKAKSYSEVSQLVTLVDLNRPAVLTELNDMSSALVGTFGVSDEAMLDVVFGMHNPSGKLPFELPSSMAEVEAQLEDVPDDTANPLFPYGWGLNYQ, encoded by the coding sequence ATGAAGATCGTCGTAAGACTAGTCGTCGCTGTCTTGGTCGTAGCTGCCTTATATGCAACGAACCTCTTTCTAAAGCCCATCAGCAAAATTAAAGCGTCGCTCGCACAAACCAGCACTAGCGAACCCATCACCGTCGACGGTGAAGTATTCCGCGATTTGAACCGCAACGGCTCGCTTGATCCCTACGAAGACTACCGGGTTGCGACCACCGATCGCGTGGAGGACCTCCTCAGTCAAATGACGCTCGAAGAAAAAGTCGGCCAGATGTTTCATCCGCCGGTGCTTATCGAGCCCGACCCCCTATTTCGGGTGTTCCTGGAAGCAATGAACGCCGGAACGTCTATTGAAGAACTCATCAGTCGAAAGTCACTCACCCATTTCAATTTCTACGGTGGCGCCAGTCCCGAAAACATCGCAAAGCGGTTAAACGAATTACAGCGGATCGCCGAGCGCGCGCGCTTAGGTATTCCCCTCTCCATTAGCAGCGACCCCGTGCATGAAGTACCGCGTGGCGGTGGCATTGCCTCCTTTACCCTTGGGGGAGTCTCCAAGTGGCCCTCGCAATTAGGGTTTGCAGCAGGTCGCGACGCCAACATGCTTGAGGCCTTCGGTAAGGTCGCGGCAGCTGAGTACCGAGCTATGGGTTTCACAACAGCGCTTCACCCCATGAGTGATATGGCAACGGAACCGCGATGGGCAAGAAACTTCGGCACCTTTGGCTCAAATGCGGAACTGTCAGCGGAGATGACGGTTGCCTACATGAAAGGCTTCCAAGGCAATGGTCTCAGCGACAAAAGCGTCATGACCATGGTCAAGCACTTTCCAGGAGGTGGCCCGCAGCTCGATGGTTTGGACCCTCACCTAAAGTCAGGCGAGAGCCAGGTGTACCCCGGCGAAAACTTTGAATATCACCTTGCCCCCTTTATCGCTGCCATCGAAAACGATATGCGCGTTGTAATGCCCTACTACGGCATCCCCACGGCACAAACCGACGACGACGTTGCGATGGCCTACAACCGTTACATTTTGACCGACCTATTACGTGATGAACTTGGTTTCGAAGGCGTGGTCTGCACAGACTGGGGCGTTGTCACTGGCCGCATCTGGGGTGTTGAGGCGCTTACCATCGAAGAGCGATACCTCAAATCCGTCGAGGCTGGTGTTGATCAGTACGGTGGTGAGAGCGACCCCGAGTACATTGTCGATCTCGTGAATAGCGGTGCCATCTCAGAGGCGCGTATCGACGAGTCGGTGCGTCGAATCCTGAAAAATAAATTCGATCTTGGCCTTTTCGAGGAGCCGTTTGTCGACGAAACCGCCATCACTGAGCTGGTTAACCTGCCTGAGTACACTGCGCTCGGTATGCAGGCACAACGCAACGCCGTTGTGTTGCTGGACAACGAGACTGCTGAGTTGCCCCTTGCTGCCAAAACACGGATTTTCGTGGATGGTCTAGAACCCAGCGTTGCGGCGAACTATGGCACTGTTGTTAACACCCCCGAAGAAGCCGATGTAGTCCTTCTGTTCCTAAATACAGTGTTCAATGGCACCCAACCCGCGGGTACCGACCGCACACTCGACAAAATGCTGGCATCGCGCTTCCCCGACACAAACCTCGCTTTCAATGACGAGATCCTTGCTAAAGCCAAGTCCTACAGCGAAGTGAGTCAGCTCGTAACCCTCGTAGATCTAAATCGGCCGGCCGTTCTGACCGAGCTTAACGATATGAGCAGCGCCTTGGTCGGGACGTTTGGTGTGTCGGATGAAGCCATGCTGGATGTCGTCTTTGGCATGCACAACCCAAGCGGGAAGTTACCGTTCGAGCTTCCCTCATCGATGGCTGAGGTAGAAGCGCAGTTAGAAGACGTGCCAGACGACACGGCCAATCCGCTGTTCCCGTACGGGTGGGGTTTGAACTACCAGTAG
- a CDS encoding acetyl/propionyl-CoA carboxylase, alpha subunit (PFAM: Biotin-requiring enzyme) — protein MTKIELETGGSVWKLLVAEGEAVDEGQTLFILEVMKMEVPYEAPHSGTIAALHISEGDSVSEDDLAIEIE, from the coding sequence ATGACAAAAATTGAGTTAGAGACCGGTGGATCCGTTTGGAAGCTTCTTGTCGCAGAGGGAGAAGCAGTCGATGAGGGTCAGACCTTGTTCATCCTTGAAGTGATGAAGATGGAGGTGCCTTACGAGGCACCCCATTCAGGTACGATCGCTGCGCTACATATCTCCGAAGGTGACTCGGTATCAGAGGACGACTTGGCAATCGAAATCGAGTAG
- a CDS encoding acetyl-CoA carboxylase, carboxyltransferase component (subunits alpha and beta) (PFAM: Carboxyl transferase domain), translating to MSWKPEVDEIKKRRELALAQGGVDAVAKQHSQNRLTIRERVDQLLDDGSFEELGPVAGTPVYNEAGELVSYDPANFILGFGKVNGRRVIVGGEDFTMRGGSPSPAGLRKSVYAEDLAVQYKVPLIRLHEGSGGSVGGTSGKGPNLPGPVNAPSRFRSVAQAMATVPVATAAMGAVAGLPAGRLVASHFSVMSKSTAQIITAGPAVVERAMGEKKTKDELGGWKVHTKNGTVDNGADDERACIEEIKCFLSYMPDNINQLAPVLDCDDPIDRCDESLLEVVPRDRRVAFEMRKIIRAVFDKDSFFEMGKGYGRSQITGLARLNGQTVGVWGNDCKFLAGSMTADGAQKARRFMELCETFSLPIITLVDEPGFMIGSQAEKEATIRHGASAVLTAAMTTVPWAAVMVRRSFGVAQAAHYGPEAYVLAWPSAESGPLPVEGGVAVAFRREIEAAPDPDAKRRELEEMLAAKQSPFPRAEALAVHDLIDPRETRPELCKWLARVQPLLPELLGPSAFAIRP from the coding sequence ATGAGCTGGAAACCGGAAGTCGATGAAATCAAGAAGCGCCGTGAACTCGCACTCGCTCAAGGCGGCGTTGATGCGGTTGCCAAACAGCACAGTCAAAACCGCTTAACCATTCGTGAGCGTGTTGATCAGCTTCTCGATGACGGGTCGTTTGAGGAGTTAGGCCCTGTTGCCGGTACGCCTGTCTACAACGAGGCCGGAGAGCTTGTTAGTTACGACCCCGCAAACTTCATTCTGGGTTTTGGCAAAGTGAATGGCCGTCGGGTCATTGTGGGCGGCGAAGACTTCACCATGCGCGGTGGCTCGCCTTCACCGGCCGGTCTTCGCAAGAGTGTTTACGCTGAGGATCTCGCGGTTCAGTACAAAGTCCCCTTGATTCGCTTGCACGAAGGTTCGGGCGGCAGTGTCGGGGGCACCAGCGGTAAAGGTCCAAACCTTCCTGGCCCTGTGAATGCGCCGTCGCGTTTTCGCTCGGTAGCACAGGCGATGGCAACTGTGCCCGTGGCCACTGCGGCGATGGGTGCTGTGGCGGGGCTTCCTGCGGGAAGACTTGTCGCTTCGCACTTCTCGGTGATGTCCAAAAGCACCGCGCAAATCATTACTGCAGGTCCCGCCGTGGTTGAGCGTGCCATGGGTGAGAAAAAGACCAAAGATGAGCTGGGTGGTTGGAAGGTGCACACCAAGAACGGCACCGTCGATAACGGTGCGGACGATGAGCGCGCGTGCATCGAGGAGATAAAATGTTTTCTGTCCTACATGCCGGACAACATCAATCAGCTTGCTCCGGTCTTGGACTGTGATGACCCGATCGATCGTTGCGACGAGTCGCTGCTCGAGGTTGTGCCGCGTGACCGGCGCGTTGCGTTTGAGATGCGCAAGATCATCAGAGCAGTGTTCGACAAGGACAGTTTTTTTGAGATGGGGAAAGGCTACGGCCGGTCCCAAATAACCGGTCTTGCGCGACTTAACGGACAAACAGTTGGGGTTTGGGGGAATGACTGTAAGTTCCTCGCAGGCTCAATGACCGCAGACGGCGCACAAAAGGCGCGTCGCTTTATGGAATTGTGCGAGACCTTTAGCCTCCCGATTATTACCTTGGTAGATGAGCCTGGTTTTATGATCGGTAGTCAGGCTGAGAAGGAGGCGACGATTCGTCATGGCGCGTCGGCGGTACTGACAGCCGCGATGACCACAGTGCCTTGGGCGGCGGTGATGGTCCGGCGTTCTTTTGGTGTCGCGCAGGCAGCGCACTATGGTCCCGAAGCCTATGTGCTCGCATGGCCTTCTGCCGAGAGTGGTCCACTACCTGTGGAAGGTGGTGTTGCCGTGGCTTTCCGACGTGAAATCGAGGCCGCACCCGATCCAGACGCCAAGCGCCGGGAGCTCGAGGAGATGCTAGCTGCGAAACAGTCACCTTTCCCGCGTGCGGAAGCGCTGGCTGTTCATGACCTCATCGACCCGCGCGAGACGCGTCCTGAACTTTGCAAATGGTTGGCGCGGGTTCAACCGTTACTACCTGAACTCTTGGGTCCCTCAGCCTTTGCTATTAGACCTTGA
- a CDS encoding putative flavoprotein involved in K+ transport (PFAM: Pyridine nucleotide-disulphide oxidoreductase), with translation MTAAVSEKVSFDPEQLREKYRQERDKRIRADGNDQYIEVTGDFSHYIDDPYVEPGFEREPVNAEVEVLIIGGGFGGMLAAARLRDTGINDLMIVEKGGGFGGTWYWNRYPGASCDIESLVYFPLLEETGFVPKQRYTNATETLEYCQVIAEQYKLHEIALMQTQILSTDWSEEEGAWIAQTNRGDTIKARFVIHSNGPLNRPKLPGISGIDKYTGHTFHTSRWDYDYTGGGPFGGLDKLADKRVAVIGTGATAVQCVPHLAAGAKELYVFQRTPSSIDVRNNTDIDEDWVKAQQPGWHHKRRTNFESLLAGMPVKEDLVRDGWTEAFRDIFGGMRQYRPSGWRLLAWSLGWALSSARKERGLKQYLTDKAMVEMGLQEKMEMADFAKMEKVRARADSVVEDFETAESLKPYYRQFCKRPCFHDEYLQAFNNPNVTLVDTDGQGVEAFTEKGVVANGQEFEVDCIVFATGFEVGTDYSRRAGYSISGIDGLTISDKWADGMATFHGLHSRGFPNAFFFGPQQSGFTATYTFALDENAMQTAYILGELKKRGATRVDASEKAEAAWINTIKRVARQTEEFQKSCTPGYYNNEGHVEFESQNTFYGGGPIEFFNLMAKWREAGDLKGLEIS, from the coding sequence ATGACGGCCGCAGTGTCTGAAAAGGTCAGTTTTGATCCAGAACAGCTAAGAGAGAAGTATCGGCAGGAACGCGATAAGCGCATTCGAGCTGATGGCAACGATCAGTACATCGAGGTCACGGGTGATTTCTCACATTACATTGATGACCCCTATGTAGAGCCTGGCTTCGAGCGTGAGCCGGTCAACGCCGAGGTGGAAGTCCTCATTATAGGTGGTGGCTTTGGCGGCATGCTCGCTGCCGCGCGACTTCGTGATACTGGTATCAACGATCTGATGATTGTCGAGAAGGGTGGCGGCTTTGGGGGCACGTGGTATTGGAACCGCTACCCCGGTGCCTCATGCGACATTGAATCGCTCGTCTATTTCCCGCTCCTTGAAGAGACGGGTTTTGTTCCCAAGCAGCGCTACACCAACGCGACCGAGACACTGGAGTACTGTCAGGTAATCGCGGAGCAATACAAACTGCACGAGATTGCGCTGATGCAGACGCAGATACTAAGCACGGATTGGTCTGAGGAAGAGGGGGCTTGGATCGCGCAAACGAATCGTGGTGACACCATTAAAGCGCGCTTTGTTATCCATTCGAACGGTCCGCTAAACCGCCCAAAATTGCCTGGTATATCTGGCATCGATAAATACACGGGGCACACCTTCCACACGAGCCGTTGGGATTATGACTACACCGGTGGCGGTCCCTTTGGTGGGCTCGACAAATTAGCGGACAAACGCGTGGCGGTTATTGGCACAGGCGCTACTGCTGTTCAGTGTGTCCCACACCTGGCGGCCGGTGCAAAAGAGCTCTATGTGTTCCAGCGGACGCCCTCATCAATTGATGTTCGAAACAACACAGATATCGATGAGGATTGGGTGAAGGCACAACAACCCGGTTGGCATCACAAGCGCCGAACGAACTTTGAATCGCTTTTGGCGGGTATGCCTGTCAAAGAAGATCTGGTGCGCGACGGTTGGACCGAGGCGTTTCGGGATATTTTTGGTGGCATGCGCCAATACCGTCCTAGTGGCTGGCGCCTGCTCGCATGGAGCTTGGGTTGGGCGCTTTCAAGCGCGCGCAAAGAGCGTGGTCTCAAGCAGTACCTGACCGACAAGGCAATGGTCGAGATGGGTCTTCAAGAAAAAATGGAGATGGCGGATTTTGCGAAAATGGAAAAGGTTCGTGCCCGCGCAGATTCGGTAGTTGAGGACTTCGAGACCGCGGAATCACTCAAGCCTTATTATCGGCAATTCTGTAAGCGACCCTGTTTCCACGACGAATACTTACAAGCGTTTAACAATCCCAACGTGACGCTCGTCGATACTGACGGTCAAGGCGTAGAGGCCTTCACAGAGAAGGGCGTGGTGGCGAACGGTCAGGAATTCGAAGTGGACTGTATTGTGTTTGCTACCGGCTTTGAGGTGGGCACCGATTACTCGCGCCGCGCCGGATATTCCATTTCCGGTATCGATGGTTTAACGATTTCGGATAAATGGGCTGATGGCATGGCGACCTTCCACGGCCTTCATAGCCGGGGCTTCCCCAACGCGTTTTTCTTTGGTCCTCAACAGTCAGGGTTCACTGCGACCTATACGTTCGCACTCGACGAGAACGCAATGCAGACGGCTTATATTTTAGGTGAGCTCAAGAAGCGTGGCGCGACGCGGGTTGATGCCTCTGAGAAAGCTGAGGCTGCTTGGATCAACACCATTAAGCGCGTAGCCAGACAAACCGAGGAATTCCAAAAGTCCTGCACCCCCGGTTATTACAACAACGAGGGACATGTGGAGTTTGAGTCTCAAAACACGTTTTACGGCGGTGGCCCGATCGAATTCTTTAACCTCATGGCAAAGTGGCGCGAGGCGGGAGACCTAAAAGGACTCGAAATCTCGTAG
- a CDS encoding esterase/lipase (PFAM: alpha/beta hydrolase fold), with amino-acid sequence MTDRFKNDRRLDPRLVPLLEGLDQTMSKFSDVDSREAALEVVNSPEELMKAEGMKMMMEAADDESVVPNAGLIIERKTIDSAPDGNSVDMNFIRPDTDEMLPCVFYIHGGGMAFYSCFDGNYRAWGKMIAHQGLAVMMVDFRNCLSPSSAEEVAPFPAGLNDCVSGFLWTHDHASELNIDASHMLIAGESGGGNLSIATTMQLLRDGHGDKQAGLYSMCPFINGRWPDPDLPSSSDNDGIFITVGSNLISMGYGIEQLEAKNPVAWPSFAAVEDVADFPPTMVNVNECDPLRDEGIEFYRLLLSAGVKAHCRQVMGTMHAADLFVSAFPDLSRMTARDIRSWVDECKR; translated from the coding sequence ATGACTGATAGATTTAAAAATGATCGACGGCTCGACCCACGGCTAGTGCCACTCTTGGAGGGTCTCGATCAGACCATGTCGAAGTTCAGCGACGTTGACTCGCGTGAGGCTGCGCTCGAGGTAGTGAACAGTCCCGAAGAGCTTATGAAAGCCGAAGGCATGAAAATGATGATGGAGGCGGCGGATGACGAGTCCGTGGTGCCAAATGCGGGACTCATTATCGAGCGCAAAACCATCGATTCTGCACCTGACGGCAACTCCGTAGATATGAACTTTATTCGTCCAGATACGGATGAAATGCTCCCCTGTGTTTTCTATATTCACGGCGGTGGAATGGCTTTCTACTCGTGTTTTGACGGTAATTACCGGGCGTGGGGAAAGATGATTGCGCATCAGGGTCTGGCGGTGATGATGGTTGATTTCCGCAACTGTCTAAGCCCATCTTCGGCCGAAGAAGTAGCTCCATTCCCTGCCGGTTTGAATGACTGTGTCTCAGGATTTTTGTGGACGCACGACCACGCAAGCGAACTCAATATCGATGCGAGCCATATGCTCATCGCTGGCGAAAGTGGTGGCGGTAACCTGAGCATTGCAACGACCATGCAACTCCTTCGGGATGGGCACGGTGACAAACAGGCCGGCTTGTACAGCATGTGTCCCTTCATCAACGGCCGATGGCCAGACCCAGATCTCCCCTCGAGCAGCGACAACGATGGCATCTTCATTACCGTCGGCTCAAATTTAATCAGTATGGGATACGGCATCGAGCAACTCGAGGCCAAAAACCCAGTGGCTTGGCCGAGTTTTGCGGCGGTCGAAGATGTTGCTGATTTTCCTCCGACCATGGTTAATGTGAATGAATGCGATCCCTTGCGAGATGAAGGTATCGAGTTCTACCGACTGTTATTGTCAGCGGGCGTTAAGGCTCACTGCCGACAGGTTATGGGCACAATGCATGCTGCAGATCTCTTTGTATCAGCATTCCCTGATCTGTCTCGAATGACGGCGCGTGATATTCGGAGCTGGGTGGATGAGTGCAAACGCTGA
- a CDS encoding aromatic ring hydroxylase (PFAM: 4-hydroxyphenylacetate 3-hydroxylase N terminal; 4-hydroxyphenylacetate 3-hydroxylase C terminal), whose amino-acid sequence MNDLTQGQHKELTAEQQWEQFSELKTAEDYINSLRGRNLDVFLLGERVDEPVDHPIIRPSINAMAESYILAEEDPELATAWSSISEQRINRFLHVPESSQDLVQKNKMQRRMGQLTGTCFQRCAGLDTLSVLFSITYDIDKKHGTPYHARYVNFLKKAQQNNLIVGAGMTDPKGDRSKRPSDQTDPDLFMHVTRRTEAGLYVKGAKAHMTGGLNSHWICVMPTMNMLEGDKDYAVIGMIPATAPGLTYIYGRQSCDTRALEAGDIDKGNAKYGGQETLVIFDDVFIPWEHVLMDGEYEFAQELVSRFTAYHRASYVCKTGLGDVMIGAASSVAEMNGAETASHVRDKLVEMTHLNETIYSSGIASSYEATEHESGAFINDPILANICKHNVTRFPYEISRLAQDLAGGLMVTLPSQADFEHETIGPQLEKYLKGKTSVSTEDRTRMLRLIENMTLGRNAVGYLTESMHGAGSPQAQRIQVLRETDFGKKQSLAKRLAGIIATDADSS is encoded by the coding sequence ATGAACGATTTGACCCAAGGTCAGCACAAGGAGCTCACTGCAGAGCAGCAGTGGGAGCAATTCTCGGAGCTTAAGACGGCTGAAGACTACATTAATAGCCTTCGGGGTCGGAATTTAGACGTGTTCTTATTGGGAGAGCGAGTTGACGAGCCCGTTGATCATCCAATCATCCGCCCGTCGATCAACGCCATGGCAGAGTCGTACATCCTCGCTGAGGAAGATCCAGAGCTCGCGACCGCGTGGTCATCCATCTCTGAGCAAAGGATCAATCGCTTCCTCCACGTACCCGAGTCCTCCCAAGACCTTGTTCAAAAAAACAAAATGCAACGCCGAATGGGCCAGCTTACAGGCACCTGTTTTCAGCGTTGCGCGGGACTGGACACGCTGAGTGTTCTTTTCTCGATCACTTACGATATCGATAAGAAGCATGGGACGCCTTATCACGCGCGCTACGTAAACTTCTTAAAGAAGGCTCAACAGAACAACCTGATTGTCGGTGCAGGCATGACTGACCCTAAAGGTGATCGTAGCAAGCGTCCAAGTGACCAGACAGACCCAGACCTGTTCATGCACGTTACGCGGCGCACCGAGGCGGGCCTTTACGTCAAAGGTGCAAAAGCGCATATGACAGGTGGTCTGAACTCACACTGGATCTGTGTGATGCCCACCATGAATATGCTCGAGGGCGATAAAGACTACGCGGTCATCGGCATGATCCCCGCCACGGCGCCCGGACTCACCTATATCTACGGACGGCAATCCTGCGACACGCGAGCGCTCGAAGCGGGCGATATCGACAAGGGCAATGCGAAGTACGGTGGCCAGGAAACCCTCGTGATTTTCGACGATGTGTTCATCCCTTGGGAGCACGTCCTAATGGACGGCGAATACGAGTTCGCGCAGGAGCTCGTCTCACGCTTCACCGCCTACCACCGCGCGAGCTATGTGTGCAAAACAGGCTTAGGCGACGTCATGATTGGCGCTGCCTCAAGCGTTGCTGAGATGAACGGCGCTGAAACCGCCAGTCACGTCCGCGACAAACTTGTGGAGATGACTCACCTCAACGAGACGATTTACTCTTCGGGTATTGCCTCATCCTACGAGGCCACCGAACACGAGAGTGGGGCCTTTATCAACGACCCCATCCTTGCCAACATTTGTAAGCACAACGTCACACGTTTTCCCTACGAAATCTCGCGGCTCGCGCAGGATCTTGCGGGCGGCCTCATGGTCACACTGCCCTCCCAGGCTGATTTCGAGCACGAAACCATCGGCCCCCAGCTCGAGAAATACCTGAAAGGGAAGACGTCGGTGAGCACGGAGGATCGAACCCGCATGCTCCGCCTGATTGAGAATATGACCCTAGGGCGTAACGCCGTTGGCTATTTGACGGAGTCAATGCATGGCGCTGGCTCACCGCAGGCACAACGTATTCAGGTACTCCGTGAAACCGACTTCGGTAAAAAACAGTCGCTCGCGAAGCGACTCGCAGGCATTATCGCGACTGACGCGGATTCGTCGTAA
- a CDS encoding EamA-like transporter family (PFAM: EamA-like transporter family), with protein MSQLQRTIRSPYLHAAAAIFFASCMNAMIKGLSAHESVVVVTAWRYSLGACLALILWTIFRPKLPGWGAVPFHLLRGFFQIMSAGLFFWGVSVIPLATAAALGLTGTLMVGPLAWLLLKEPLKRDVIVGTLLGFGGALYIINFEADLFSGKLEGPIFGYLAPIFASLFHSVSVVLLRFRSQSEDPIVVAFFANTLPALYVLPIFFAMELQPIEGLIGGYVIAAFLGVSFWSLTTLAYSGAPAAKLAPFTYTQLIWSALIGLTIFGEWPGIHTWIGASIIVAACLYVMRATSHKPPQTPQTKSASDTK; from the coding sequence ATGTCCCAACTCCAGCGCACCATTCGATCGCCCTACTTACACGCGGCGGCAGCGATCTTTTTTGCATCGTGCATGAACGCGATGATTAAAGGCCTGTCTGCGCATGAGAGCGTTGTGGTTGTTACTGCATGGCGCTATTCACTCGGCGCCTGTCTAGCGCTCATCTTGTGGACAATCTTTAGACCAAAACTTCCGGGTTGGGGTGCGGTTCCGTTTCATTTGCTTCGTGGTTTCTTTCAGATCATGTCGGCCGGGCTTTTCTTTTGGGGGGTGTCGGTCATACCCCTCGCGACCGCCGCAGCGCTCGGTTTGACCGGCACACTAATGGTCGGGCCGCTCGCATGGTTGCTTCTAAAAGAACCACTTAAGCGCGATGTTATCGTCGGCACACTGCTTGGTTTTGGCGGTGCGCTCTACATCATCAACTTTGAGGCGGACCTTTTCTCTGGAAAGCTCGAAGGGCCAATATTTGGCTACCTTGCACCCATATTTGCATCGCTATTTCACTCAGTTTCCGTTGTTCTACTCCGCTTTAGGTCACAAAGCGAAGACCCCATCGTTGTCGCGTTTTTCGCAAATACGCTACCAGCGCTTTACGTACTACCAATCTTTTTTGCGATGGAGTTGCAACCTATCGAGGGCTTGATTGGGGGTTATGTCATCGCGGCTTTTTTAGGCGTTAGTTTCTGGTCACTAACGACGCTCGCCTATTCAGGTGCCCCTGCGGCAAAACTCGCCCCATTTACCTATACCCAACTGATTTGGTCGGCGCTCATTGGCCTCACGATCTTTGGCGAGTGGCCGGGAATCCATACGTGGATAGGTGCTTCTATCATTGTCGCAGCATGCCTTTACGTCATGCGCGCTACCAGTCACAAGCCCCCCCAGACTCCACAGACAAAAAGCGCTAGCGATACAAAATGA
- a CDS encoding acyl-CoA thioesterase codes for MSFWTPTASTTTEGRFSVTATRAMCVGPEDVEFVMGGVAQAMAVDAAELATGKPLLWSTIQFNAAARNHQTIDIDVIWQSGGRSLSQVRVDVTADQKPVQSMFAALGARPGNTKQFIKMPTVDRPENCPRKDDPLIQTEGNLISEFDRRTAFEDAEVGLEYMWIRPVKSMPITAGLLALTSDFMLGAHRDTRGGTSLDNTLRVFSVEPTDWILSVTQMSGFREGVAMGVTHQFTQDGRLLSTSSQTGLLPRK; via the coding sequence ATGAGCTTTTGGACACCCACCGCCTCAACGACCACAGAGGGTCGATTTTCAGTCACGGCCACGCGAGCCATGTGTGTCGGTCCTGAAGACGTGGAATTCGTGATGGGCGGTGTTGCGCAGGCGATGGCCGTTGATGCCGCTGAACTGGCAACTGGAAAACCCCTGTTGTGGAGCACGATTCAATTCAACGCTGCGGCACGAAATCACCAGACGATTGATATCGACGTCATCTGGCAAAGCGGCGGCCGGAGTTTGAGCCAGGTTCGTGTCGACGTAACGGCAGATCAAAAGCCCGTTCAGTCGATGTTCGCCGCGTTGGGTGCGCGCCCCGGCAACACCAAGCAATTTATCAAAATGCCCACGGTCGACAGACCCGAGAACTGCCCGCGCAAAGACGACCCTCTGATCCAAACAGAAGGCAATTTGATCTCAGAATTCGATCGACGAACGGCGTTCGAAGACGCGGAGGTGGGGCTTGAATACATGTGGATCAGACCGGTGAAGAGCATGCCCATTACGGCAGGGCTGTTGGCGCTAACCTCCGACTTCATGCTGGGCGCACACAGAGACACCCGCGGCGGCACCAGCCTCGACAACACACTGCGGGTATTCTCGGTCGAGCCCACCGATTGGATCTTATCCGTCACGCAGATGTCAGGATTCCGAGAAGGTGTTGCGATGGGTGTTACCCACCAGTTCACACAGGATGGGCGACTACTCTCGACATCGAGTCAAACGGGCTTACTACCCAGAAAATAG